In Erigeron canadensis isolate Cc75 chromosome 1, C_canadensis_v1, whole genome shotgun sequence, a single window of DNA contains:
- the LOC122593586 gene encoding uncharacterized protein LOC122593586 encodes MSEDGGSGSGASGAELAIQLANLLKTNITQQQSQTPKLSDNLQINLKLNNHNYPLWTRMMRVAIGGKSKTLLSHLSKEPPESTNEAYETWEQEDLIVFSWLIQNIEPVIAGNLTEYPTAKSLWDALTTTYSSGKDKLQIFNLHVKANELKQSEKTLEEFWIALQGVWGEIDRIDPNPMTCAEDIKTYSRVRSEQKLFQFLHGLDRKFDPIKREILRLDTLPSAETAYATVRKEAAHQSILGTSYTENQGIATGLVADQTEGIRLATKSYRRNEGKKPFVKEDKSHLKCEECKMTGHTKQGCFQLIGYPEWWTDGHKKSSKNPKSEKGSKKDFPTAQASTSNKDEAEKGFGGVAVLAAAGKCEEDEGFSVAGNTERESENLSHKSHLCLSLSNLFPYINIDNVDKGKRNRLKVPTPCCKSGPNGMGLMAQNRNPNNNMAQHPFKRPNDRWIFDCGATDTMTYEISDFINSSIPKKSHIEAANGGK; translated from the coding sequence ATGTCCGAAGACGGCGGCTCTGGTTCTGGAGCTTCTGGGGCCGAACTTGCCATTCAATTGGCTAATCTGTTAAAAACAAACATCACCCAACAACAATCACAAACACCAAAACTGTCAGATAATCTGCAGATTAACCTCAAACTTAACAACCATAACTATCCCTTATGGACTCGTATGATGCGAGTCGCAATAGGCGGTAAGTCAAAAACTTTGCTATCTCATTTATCAAAAGAACCACCAGAATCCACAAATGAAGCATACGAAACATGGGAACAGGAAGATCTAATCGTGTTCTCGTGGTTGATTCAAAACATAGAACCGGTGATTGCCGGTAATCTGACAGAATATCCCACAGCTAAATCTTTATGGGATGCTTTGACAACCACTTACAGTAGCGGGAAAGACAAGCTGCAGATTTTTAATCTACATGTTAAGGCAAATGAATTAAAACAAAGTGAAAAAACTCTCGAAGAGTTCTGGATAGCCCTACAAGGTGTATGGGGTGAAATCGATAGAATCGATCCGAATCCCATGACATGCGCCGAAGATATAAAAACGTATTCAAGGGTCCGATCTGAACAAAAGCTGTTCCAATTTCTCCATGGATTAGATCGAAAATTCGATCCGATTAAAAGAGAAATCCTCCGTCTCGACACCCTGCCATCGGCAGAAACTGCCTACGCCACTGTTCGTAAGGAAGCTGCTCATCAAAGCATTTTAGGAACGAGTTACACCGAAAACCAGGGCATCGCAACCGGACTCGTTGCCGATCAGACAGAGGGCATCCGATTAGCCACAAAGAGCTATCGCCGGAATGAAGGGAAGAAGCCATTTGTTAAAGAAGATAAATCACATCTTAAATGTGAAGAATGCAAGATGACCGGCCACACAAAGCAAGGATGTTTCCAACTCATCGGTTACCCGGAGTGGTGGACCGACGGCCACAAAAAGAGTTCGAAAAACCCTAAATCAGAAAAGGGCTCGAAAAAGGACTTCCCTACCGCCCAAGCCAGCACCAGCAACAAAGATGAGGCCGAAAAAGGGTTCGGGGGAGTGGCGGTGCTAGCGGCGGCCGGAAAGTGTGAAGAAGATGAGGGGTTCTCGGTGGCAGGTAACACAGAGAGAGAAAGTGAGAATCTTTCTCACAAATCTCATCTGTGTCTTTCTCTGTCTAAtctatttccatatataaatatagataatgttgataaaggtaaaagaaataGATTAAAAGTCCCAACACCCTGTTGTAAATCTGGGCCGAATGGAATGGGCTTGATGGCCCAGAACCGAAATCCCAATAATAATATGGCCCAACATCCTTTTAAAAGACCAAATGACCGCTGGATATTCGATTGTGGGGCAACGGACACCATGACTTACGAAATTTCTGACTTTATCAACTCATCTATACCCAAGAAATCT